A single window of Chitinophaga sp. XS-30 DNA harbors:
- a CDS encoding serine hydrolase, translated as MAVNNQKYLDSLLGANASRLSPVWQNPEEYRLQIIYTQIDRDAENRPVFTDHAFHLQPDRYFYPASTVKMPAAFLALEKLNRLGLDKFTPMYTDSLQGISDGVTADSSAADLQPSIAHYIKKIFLVSDNDAFNRLYEFIGQEEFNRALWEKGYPQSQVLHRLSVPLSPEANRSTNAVWFEKDGKQLCRQPAQLSTLQFPVRRDFAGKAHYVDKQLIPSPFDFSAKNRMLLADLHNILKSIIFPESVTSRQAFRLTEDDYRFLYRYMSQQPTETSYPAYDSTEFHNNYVKYLLGGADKAVQLPPGMRIFNKPGWAYGFLTDVAYVADFDHGVEFLLSATVYVNSNGVIGDNTYDFESIGRPFLRELGTVIYEAERQRLRKYKPDLERYKIKYDKQ; from the coding sequence ATGGCCGTTAACAACCAGAAATACCTGGATTCGCTGCTCGGGGCCAATGCCTCCAGGCTCTCCCCTGTATGGCAAAACCCGGAAGAATACAGGCTTCAGATCATCTATACGCAAATTGACCGGGACGCGGAGAACAGGCCTGTTTTCACGGACCATGCCTTCCACCTGCAGCCGGATCGCTATTTCTATCCCGCATCCACCGTTAAAATGCCCGCCGCCTTCCTGGCCCTGGAAAAGCTGAACCGGCTGGGGCTGGACAAATTCACACCCATGTACACGGACAGCCTGCAAGGTATTTCAGATGGCGTGACGGCAGACAGCAGTGCGGCCGATCTGCAGCCCTCAATTGCCCATTATATCAAAAAAATCTTTCTTGTAAGCGATAATGACGCTTTTAACCGGCTCTATGAATTTATCGGTCAGGAGGAATTCAACCGGGCATTATGGGAAAAAGGTTACCCGCAGTCCCAGGTCCTCCACCGCCTCAGCGTTCCCCTCTCCCCGGAAGCCAACCGGTCCACCAACGCCGTATGGTTTGAAAAGGACGGAAAACAGCTGTGCCGGCAACCGGCGCAGCTCAGTACCCTGCAATTCCCCGTGCGCCGGGACTTTGCGGGGAAGGCCCACTATGTTGACAAACAGCTGATACCCTCCCCTTTCGACTTCTCCGCCAAGAACCGGATGCTGCTGGCAGACCTTCATAATATCCTGAAAAGCATAATTTTTCCGGAAAGTGTAACATCCCGGCAAGCTTTTCGTTTAACAGAGGATGATTACCGGTTTTTATACCGGTATATGTCGCAACAACCCACGGAAACCAGCTATCCGGCCTACGATTCCACGGAATTTCACAACAATTATGTGAAATATCTCCTCGGCGGGGCCGATAAAGCCGTACAGCTGCCTCCCGGGATGCGGATATTCAACAAACCCGGCTGGGCATATGGGTTCCTGACCGATGTGGCGTATGTGGCGGATTTCGATCATGGCGTGGAGTTCCTGCTTTCCGCTACCGTGTATGTAAACAGCAATGGGGTGATCGGCGACAACACATACGATTTTGAGTCCATCGGCCGCCCCTTCCTCAGGGAACTGGGAACAGTGATCTACGAAGCGGAACGGCAAAGGCTCAGAAAATACAAACCTGATCTGGAACGTTATAAAATAAAGTATGATAAACAGTAA
- the secDF gene encoding protein translocase subunit SecDF: MQLKGLVRFFAVALILISLYQLSFTFVVRNYEKKIKTAAEAFVAGQHPTAEQKYPGNKELQSFYQDTLSNLVKERTEYMLDSASGKQIAGFPWFTTYTKAKERQLNLGLDLQGGMNVVLEVSVEDVVRALAGHSKDAAFNKAIQKAIERKKNSQADFVTLFGEAYKEEAPNGKLASIFATAQQKQITFNTSNEQVLDIIRNEARAAIRNTHKVLQNRIDKFGVASPSINLDENRGIISVELAGVDDADRVRKYLQASANLEFRETYKASAEFFNGVLGPMNEAVKLALGGTATKVDSSAAAETAPAASDAPVAADTTGSLSSLLAGDSATAKTGDSASLEALEIEQARKENPLFTIFAPAIDQNGQPFAGPVLGRMLPRDTATFSKYLALPGVKATLPRDLVFVFGPSNKEDRNLPLDVFAIKVNPANPKAKISGERVIAARADYGQDGQPEVSMSMDNVGTRDWRNLTRALKPTNMEDRSTYNYVAIVLDNVVYSAPSIQNEIPNGNSSISGSFTTEEATDLANILVSGRMPAPAKIVQEQVVGPTLGQESIEAGAKSFIIAFGVIFILMLVYFNTSGWIANIALILNLLFTVGILASLGATLTMPGIAGLVLTIGMAVDTNVIIFERIKEELSRGKSYPDAVKDGYKRSYAPVLDGHITSLLTACILFYFGLGPVLGFATTQIIGLLLSMFCGILVSRMLTDWWTNKKRHLEYFTPISRRIFKHASYNFVGMRKYTYIISIVVFILGIGSFFNGFDRGVDFSGGRSYTVRFDKPVNPEQVRETLSNIYGSEPFVKTIGENNQLSITTAYRIDENSDEASAEVSQKLYEGLKANFDGNVDYQTFTSKYIVGSQTVAPTISDDLRSGAIKATILSLIVVFLYILLRFSKWQYSIGTIFSLLHDVMVTLAVFSFCRSWVPFALEIDQHFIAAILTVIGFSMNDTVIVFDRIRENFRLTKNGDTATIINRSINDTLSRTIMTSVTVFITILILFIFGGEVTRGFAFAMLVGVVTGVYSSIFVAAPILVDFDKKNTLSQEKEAVKIEKAPPLSAK, encoded by the coding sequence ATGCAACTAAAAGGACTGGTTAGATTTTTTGCTGTCGCACTGATCCTTATCTCTTTGTATCAATTGTCCTTCACGTTCGTGGTGCGGAACTATGAGAAAAAGATAAAGACCGCCGCCGAAGCGTTTGTGGCCGGGCAACACCCGACTGCTGAACAGAAGTATCCAGGTAACAAGGAATTACAATCCTTCTATCAGGACACGCTCAGCAACCTGGTAAAAGAGAGAACGGAGTATATGCTGGACAGCGCCAGTGGCAAGCAGATTGCGGGATTTCCCTGGTTTACCACCTATACCAAAGCGAAAGAAAGACAACTGAACCTGGGTCTTGACCTCCAGGGCGGTATGAATGTGGTACTGGAAGTGAGTGTGGAGGACGTTGTTCGCGCGCTCGCCGGCCATTCCAAGGATGCTGCTTTCAACAAAGCCATTCAGAAGGCCATAGAACGCAAAAAGAACAGCCAGGCCGATTTTGTGACCCTGTTCGGCGAAGCCTACAAGGAGGAAGCCCCCAACGGGAAACTGGCTTCCATATTTGCCACCGCCCAGCAAAAGCAGATCACTTTCAACACCTCCAATGAGCAGGTGCTGGATATCATCCGCAATGAGGCCAGGGCCGCTATCAGGAATACTCATAAAGTACTGCAGAACCGTATAGACAAGTTCGGGGTAGCTTCCCCTTCCATCAACCTGGATGAGAACCGCGGCATTATTTCCGTGGAACTGGCCGGTGTGGATGATGCTGACCGTGTGCGCAAGTACCTGCAGGCCAGCGCTAACCTCGAATTCCGGGAAACATATAAAGCCAGCGCCGAGTTCTTTAACGGCGTGCTCGGCCCCATGAATGAAGCCGTGAAGCTCGCATTGGGTGGTACAGCCACGAAAGTGGACTCCTCCGCAGCTGCTGAAACAGCACCTGCAGCCAGCGATGCTCCGGTAGCCGCAGACACCACAGGCAGTCTCTCCAGCCTCCTGGCCGGAGATTCCGCCACAGCAAAGACCGGTGATTCCGCCAGCCTGGAAGCCCTCGAAATTGAACAGGCCAGGAAAGAAAATCCCCTGTTCACCATCTTCGCTCCGGCTATTGACCAGAACGGCCAGCCCTTCGCCGGTCCCGTTCTTGGCCGCATGCTCCCCCGTGATACCGCCACCTTCAGCAAATACCTGGCACTGCCTGGCGTAAAAGCCACATTGCCCCGCGACCTGGTATTCGTTTTCGGCCCTTCCAACAAGGAAGACCGCAACCTGCCGCTGGACGTATTTGCCATCAAAGTGAACCCGGCCAACCCCAAGGCCAAGATCAGCGGTGAACGCGTGATCGCTGCCCGGGCAGACTATGGTCAGGATGGCCAGCCGGAAGTATCCATGAGCATGGACAATGTAGGTACGCGCGACTGGCGCAACCTCACCCGCGCGCTGAAGCCGACGAACATGGAAGACCGCTCCACCTATAATTATGTAGCGATCGTACTGGATAATGTAGTGTATTCCGCTCCCTCCATCCAGAACGAGATCCCGAACGGTAATTCCTCCATCAGCGGCAGCTTTACTACTGAAGAAGCCACCGACCTTGCCAACATCCTCGTATCCGGCAGAATGCCTGCCCCTGCGAAGATCGTTCAGGAACAGGTAGTAGGCCCCACATTGGGACAGGAATCCATCGAAGCCGGCGCCAAATCATTCATCATCGCTTTTGGCGTGATCTTCATCCTGATGCTGGTATATTTTAACACCAGCGGCTGGATCGCCAATATTGCCCTGATCCTTAACCTGCTCTTTACCGTAGGCATCCTGGCATCACTGGGCGCTACGCTCACCATGCCGGGTATCGCAGGCCTTGTGCTTACCATCGGTATGGCGGTAGATACGAACGTAATCATCTTTGAAAGGATCAAGGAAGAATTGAGCCGCGGGAAATCCTATCCGGATGCCGTGAAGGACGGTTATAAACGTTCCTACGCACCCGTGCTGGATGGTCACATCACCTCCCTGCTCACTGCCTGCATCCTGTTCTACTTTGGTCTCGGCCCGGTACTGGGCTTCGCTACCACCCAGATCATCGGTCTGTTGCTCTCCATGTTCTGCGGTATCCTCGTATCCCGTATGCTGACCGACTGGTGGACCAACAAGAAAAGGCACCTGGAATATTTTACACCCATTTCCCGCAGGATATTCAAACATGCCAGCTACAACTTCGTAGGCATGCGCAAATACACCTATATCATTTCCATCGTAGTGTTCATCCTGGGTATCGGCTCCTTCTTCAATGGATTTGACCGTGGGGTGGACTTCAGCGGTGGCCGCAGCTATACCGTACGTTTCGATAAACCGGTGAATCCGGAGCAGGTACGGGAAACGCTAAGCAATATCTACGGCTCTGAACCTTTCGTGAAAACGATTGGGGAAAACAACCAGCTGAGCATTACCACCGCCTACCGGATCGATGAGAATTCAGACGAGGCTTCAGCAGAAGTAAGCCAGAAGCTCTATGAAGGCCTCAAGGCCAATTTCGATGGGAATGTTGACTATCAGACATTCACCAGCAAATACATTGTAGGCTCACAAACCGTTGCCCCCACGATTTCCGATGACCTTCGTTCGGGAGCCATCAAGGCCACCATCCTTTCATTGATCGTGGTATTCCTGTACATCCTGCTGCGCTTCAGCAAATGGCAGTATTCCATCGGTACGATCTTCTCACTGTTGCACGACGTGATGGTAACCTTGGCGGTATTCTCTTTCTGCCGCAGCTGGGTACCGTTCGCACTGGAAATAGATCAGCACTTCATTGCGGCTATCCTTACCGTGATCGGTTTCTCCATGAACGATACCGTGATCGTGTTCGACCGTATCCGCGAGAACTTCAGGTTAACGAAGAACGGCGATACCGCAACCATCATCAACCGTTCTATCAATGATACGCTGAGCCGTACGATTATGACGTCTGTAACGGTGTTCATCACGATCCTTATCCTCTTCATCTTCGGTGGCGAGGTGACCCGCGGGTTTGCCTTTGCGATGCTCGTAGGTGTGGTGACCGGTGTATATTCCTCTATCTTCGTAGCAGCGCCTATCCTGGTGGACTTCGACAAGAAGAACACCCTTTCCCAGGAGAAAGAAGCGGTGAAGATCGAGAAGGCGCCGCCTTTATCCGCCAAATAA
- a CDS encoding iron-sulfur cluster assembly accessory protein, producing METITQSPIKLTTGAIQELTRIRQEDGFDQSQYLRIGVKGGGCSGLTYVLGFDAKMEDDEVYEIAGIPVVMKKAHGLYLMGMEVDFQNGLNARGFTFSNPNASSSCGCGTSFAV from the coding sequence ATGGAAACAATCACGCAATCACCGATAAAATTGACAACGGGCGCCATACAGGAACTGACGCGCATCCGTCAGGAAGATGGCTTCGACCAGTCGCAGTACCTGCGCATTGGCGTGAAAGGCGGCGGATGTTCGGGGCTGACCTATGTACTGGGCTTTGATGCGAAGATGGAAGATGATGAAGTGTACGAGATAGCAGGCATTCCGGTAGTGATGAAGAAAGCACATGGCCTTTACCTGATGGGTATGGAAGTAGACTTCCAGAATGGGCTGAACGCACGCGGGTTTACTTTCAGTAACCCCAATGCCAGTTCCAGCTGCGGTTGCGGAACGTCATTCGCGGTATAA
- a CDS encoding AI-2E family transporter: MRNTHKQPFYQKLSLTLLSLVLIVVILRTTKEILAPVAFGFLFALLLLPIAQGLERLRVPRGLAATLAVLIFVICMLGLLYFISWQTTNFLSDLPTLERNLMAQANQLTIWIDEKFSIDSDQQIAWINDTAAKSITTVSQFAVNTLSSLSSLVLFLVFIPLYTFFLLYYRKLLVVFLLKLFRREHADEVHDVISKTRVVVKSYVVGLFIEMVVVAALYITALLLLGVKYAVLLGTIGAIFNVIPYIGMVITIIITVLVTLTTGTLSQALWAALALFLIHLLDANVLLPRIVGSKVSINAMITLLGVFVGSMIWGIAGMFISIPAMALLKVVFDRIPNMKPWGILMGSGE, translated from the coding sequence ATGAGAAATACACACAAACAGCCGTTTTATCAGAAGCTGAGCCTGACCTTGCTGAGCCTTGTGCTGATCGTTGTCATCCTGCGCACAACGAAGGAAATACTGGCGCCGGTAGCATTCGGTTTCCTGTTTGCATTGCTGCTCCTGCCGATAGCGCAGGGCCTGGAACGGTTACGGGTGCCGAGAGGACTTGCCGCTACGCTGGCGGTGCTGATATTCGTGATCTGCATGCTTGGGCTGTTGTATTTCATCTCCTGGCAGACCACCAATTTCCTGTCTGACCTGCCCACGCTGGAAAGGAACCTGATGGCCCAGGCCAACCAGCTGACGATCTGGATAGATGAAAAGTTCAGCATTGATTCCGATCAGCAGATCGCGTGGATCAACGATACGGCCGCAAAAAGTATCACCACGGTATCCCAGTTCGCCGTAAATACACTTTCTTCGCTTTCTTCCCTCGTGCTGTTCCTGGTGTTCATTCCCCTGTACACATTCTTTTTGCTGTATTACCGCAAGCTGCTGGTAGTATTTCTGCTGAAGCTTTTCCGGCGGGAGCATGCGGATGAAGTGCATGACGTGATCTCCAAAACGCGTGTGGTGGTGAAGAGTTATGTAGTGGGACTGTTCATAGAGATGGTGGTGGTGGCCGCGCTGTATATCACCGCGCTATTATTGCTGGGCGTGAAATATGCGGTGCTGCTGGGTACTATTGGCGCTATCTTCAATGTGATCCCCTACATCGGGATGGTGATCACCATCATCATAACGGTACTGGTTACACTGACCACCGGTACCTTAAGCCAGGCGCTCTGGGCGGCATTGGCCCTCTTCCTTATTCATTTGCTGGATGCGAATGTGCTGCTTCCGAGGATCGTGGGTTCCAAGGTATCCATCAATGCCATGATCACTTTGCTGGGTGTATTCGTGGGCAGCATGATATGGGGGATTGCCGGGATGTTCATTTCGATTCCGGCCATGGCCTTGCTGAAGGTTGTTTTTGACAGGATACCGAATATGAAGCCCTGGGGGATATTGATGGGATCGGGGGAATAA